The DNA segment tgaaaaggaTATAAGATGAGAGAAAAGACGGGGGGAACTGCAAGAAATCTGCAATAATGCTTAACCACTCGTTCAAAGGTGTCGGAAATGAGGCAGAGATCTTCGGTTTCCTTCCACTTATTTcaaaatgagtaatgctacgtacaatcatttttacgtatttcttACGTACTCCACTGATATAATTAatcagattaattttttttgatacacaactaatcatatcactgaAGTGCATAAATAagtacacaaaaatgactgcacataaaatttttctttcaaaattacAGGAAGACAAAATGTTCCAAGTCATCAGCCATAAATTCATCTAGATATACAAACTCCCCTTTGATAGATTTATAGCtattttatcataatttttattctaatatatggTTGGTTAAAATCTCTCAAGAGATCCAGTACTGGAGAGAGCCGGAGAGAGCAAATAAACGCCTTTGGACATGATAATCATCTCCCCAAACCTGGTTTTGTTTGTCTCTCAGACCCAAAACCAGGGCCATATTTATCTGCAATTCATAGAAATATGGCAGATTAAAGCATCGGAGAGCACTCAAACCTTCAACAAGAGCAAGAAATTAGGTTTAGTGAAGTTTAAACACAAATCCTATACACAAAAACCCCCCATTTTCTTGGGCAACAGATGTTATATAGCATTGACAAAATCATTATCATCATGATCAACAACAACAGCAAAGCCTTTTATCGGTGTTATATGTTCCTCAAGTACTTAATTAGTAATACAATTCCAAGCGCCTAGCACACAAAGTACAGAAGTACTTCCTCTTGATCTTGAAACAGATGGGAAGAAAACAGAACTTCCACTGCCTCTCAATGTCTATGGCTTGCACTTTACCTCCACAGCAAGGGCATGTCCCAGGAGCTTGCTGCGTTCCCAACTCCCTGTCTTCTTCATCACACACGAACAGAAACCACATTTTCCTAGGCCGCCTTCTCTTCGTTTCAGTACTGTGACTCTCAGCCTTCTTTGGTGCGTTGGCCAGATGGGGGGGCACCTCCTAATTGCTTGCCTTGGATATGAGATATAAGAAGCGAAGTTGGATAGCGAGGTTTGAAAAAATGATGCCTTGTAATGGTGGCAGGgtctatatatagagagaggGTACTGTGATTAGTTcggaataatttaattttaatcccGGACAAGTTCTCCAATTTACTTTCTTACCCAGTCAAGTTTCTTTTATGTTAAAAGCGCTCTAAATTACATAGAAAAATGAACCACatcgtaattttttttttaattgtagagTACTTTTTTTTCAGGAGAATTGTACGAAATTTATACGATCTATAGATCTGTAtctaattctattattttaagataaaagtATCACAttttatgtaataaaataaaattgagatcAGAGTTTAATGTATAGGACTTTTGTTCAACGTGGCGAATCCAAACATTTTTTCTAATGTAGCtgtgctttttttttgttttttaatcttttttgagAAGTAAAAAAGGTGTTGCAAACGTGATGGAGTAGGTTTGTTGCCAACAActgaataaataaagaaaagaagctGAACGACGAAGAGGAATGCATTTACGGCACGTTTAATAGGATATTGACATACAACAGCTGGAACGACCCAAAACTAAAATCCTGTCTATATATTAACGCCTCAGGCAGAAATAAAACATCAAAAGCAAAACTTCGACGGCCACGTCGTCATCTTGGCCCACCGAATGTACATTGTAGCTGCCGCTCTGTCGTTGGCTTTTCCCGCCCTGCTAATGCATGGGGTATCGGGGTGTACTGAGTACTCAGTACAGTTCGGCGTggctttaaatatattttaaaactaaataagtATATatcgatttttaaatttgaaggaaTGACGCCGcactaattatatttttaaatcggtagttttaattttatttcagttCGATTTGGATTGGTATTtctagtataatatataataagagtTTTACGAATTATAAtcacttttgaatattttttatatattatattgatataattaactaaattaattattttatattaaaaaaaaatgatacaatcaatcatattaatagaatatataaataatatataaaaataactgaatataaaattttttatataataatattataattatatcataaactataaaaaaatattataattatatcacCCATAGACTACCAACGTAGCATTCCCGGGGATGACATCAGGTCTCAAGGGGTTGAAAGAAGTTTATTACGCAACCGACGGAGCCTTTTGTGGTCGTTATGTCATG comes from the Carya illinoinensis cultivar Pawnee chromosome 8, C.illinoinensisPawnee_v1, whole genome shotgun sequence genome and includes:
- the LOC122319047 gene encoding uncharacterized protein LOC122319047, encoding MWFLFVCDEEDRELGTQQAPGTCPCCGGKVQAIDIERQWKFCFLPICFKIKRKYFCTLCARRLELYY